A portion of the Candidatus Taylorbacteria bacterium genome contains these proteins:
- a CDS encoding endonuclease domain-containing protein has product MRTVHNLNILKDMRKSLRSSATPQEIILWSRLKNGQLGYKFRRQHSVGQYIVDFYCSQKKLVIEIDGSQHDDDNNKEYDFRRTKFFNSIGCDVLRFWNNEVNTNLNGVLIKMQEVLGSTTPNPSSTEEGREGIRKTVKDIL; this is encoded by the coding sequence ATGCGAACTGTTCATAATCTTAATATCCTTAAAGATATGCGAAAATCTTTGCGAAGTAGCGCGACACCTCAAGAAATTATTCTCTGGTCAAGGTTGAAAAATGGACAACTCGGATATAAATTCAGAAGACAACACAGTGTCGGTCAATACATCGTGGATTTTTATTGTTCACAAAAGAAACTTGTCATTGAAATCGACGGTAGTCAGCATGATGACGATAACAATAAAGAATATGATTTTAGGAGGACAAAGTTTTTTAATAGCATAGGATGTGACGTTCTAAGGTTCTGGAATAATGAAGTAAATACAAACCTAAACGGAGTTTTGATAAAGATGCAAGAAGTTTTGGGCAGCACCACCCCTAACCCCTCCTCAACTGAGGAGGGGAGGGAAGGAATAAGAAAAACCGTCAAAGATATACTCTGA
- a CDS encoding class II fructose-bisphosphate aldolase, translating to MKTLLEYIAEAEKNKVAIGHFNISNIEMVQAVFTAAKKLGVPVIIGASEGERAFFGVKQIVAVVRSLREEANFPVFLNADHTYSFERVKEAIDAGFDLAIIDGAKLSFDENVAMTKKCVEYAKSVRPDILIEGELGYIGQSSKVLDALPEGVKVTGDDLTHPDVAKKFVEMTGIDLLAPAVGNVHGMMRVGHDPRLDIKRIKDIRVASGIPLVLHGGSGTVDEDLVSAIDAGISITHISTELRVAFVNGIKKSLAENPEEVAPYKYMKLPMEEVERVAEARLKLFNKM from the coding sequence ATGAAAACGCTTCTTGAATACATTGCCGAGGCGGAAAAAAATAAGGTCGCAATCGGACATTTTAATATTTCAAACATCGAGATGGTTCAAGCGGTGTTCACAGCGGCTAAGAAGCTCGGTGTTCCCGTCATTATTGGAGCATCGGAAGGTGAACGCGCTTTTTTTGGAGTAAAGCAAATTGTGGCGGTTGTTCGAAGTCTTCGGGAAGAAGCGAATTTCCCGGTCTTTTTGAATGCTGACCACACGTATAGTTTTGAGCGGGTGAAGGAAGCGATAGATGCAGGGTTTGATCTTGCAATCATTGACGGGGCGAAGCTTTCTTTCGATGAAAATGTGGCGATGACAAAGAAGTGCGTTGAATATGCAAAAAGTGTCCGCCCCGATATTTTAATTGAGGGGGAGCTTGGATACATCGGTCAGTCGTCCAAAGTATTGGACGCGCTTCCCGAGGGCGTAAAAGTTACGGGTGATGACCTTACCCATCCGGACGTTGCGAAAAAATTTGTTGAAATGACGGGAATCGATCTTCTGGCTCCGGCGGTGGGGAACGTCCACGGCATGATGCGAGTGGGACATGACCCCCGCCTCGACATAAAGAGAATCAAAGATATTAGAGTTGCGTCGGGCATCCCCCTCGTTCTTCATGGAGGCTCGGGAACGGTGGACGAAGATTTAGTTTCTGCAATTGACGCCGGGATTTCAATCACGCACATTTCCACCGAGCTTCGGGTCGCATTCGTAAACGGAATCAAAAAGTCCCTGGCGGAAAATCCCGAAGAGGTCGCGCCGTATAAATATATGAAATTACCCATGGAGGAAGTGGAGAGGGTGGCGGAGGCTCGGCTGAAGTTGTTTAATAAGATGTAA
- a CDS encoding carbohydrate kinase family protein: MRNMDFLAIGDVTTDAFIRIKDASVTCDLDRRNCKLSLNFADKVPYESVTELPGVGNSPNAAVCAARLGLSSAIVTNVGDDENGKACEKALKQNGVKANYLTREKGRKTNYHYALWYEDERTILVKHEEFNYSLPKIQTPSWAYVSSLGSNSFNYHLEIIEFLKKNPEVKLVFQPGTFQMKLGREKLKDIYARSEIFICNVEEAQRILDMPNGEIKALLAKMHTLGPKIVSITDGPKGAYASDGKAQWFMPIYPDPKPPLERTGCGDSFAATLTVAISLGKSLEEALLWAPINPMSVVQYVGAQEGLLSRKALEDLLARAPADYKPRKI, encoded by the coding sequence ATGAGAAACATGGACTTCCTCGCCATCGGTGACGTTACCACCGACGCGTTCATCCGAATCAAGGACGCGAGCGTAACCTGCGACCTGGACCGCCGTAATTGCAAGCTCTCTTTGAATTTCGCCGACAAAGTGCCCTACGAATCGGTGACAGAACTTCCAGGAGTCGGAAACAGCCCTAACGCCGCCGTCTGCGCCGCCCGACTCGGACTCTCTTCGGCAATTGTTACGAATGTGGGCGATGATGAAAACGGGAAAGCTTGTGAAAAAGCTTTGAAGCAAAACGGGGTTAAGGCCAACTACCTCACCCGAGAAAAAGGCAGAAAAACAAATTACCACTACGCCCTTTGGTATGAAGACGAACGAACGATTTTAGTAAAACATGAGGAATTCAACTATTCCCTTCCAAAAATACAGACTCCTTCCTGGGCATATGTGAGCTCTCTCGGGTCAAACTCATTCAACTACCATTTGGAAATTATTGAGTTTCTAAAGAAAAATCCGGAGGTGAAACTTGTTTTTCAGCCCGGAACATTCCAAATGAAGCTCGGTCGGGAGAAACTAAAAGATATTTACGCGCGGTCAGAAATTTTTATCTGTAATGTTGAAGAAGCGCAGAGAATACTTGACATGCCAAACGGAGAAATAAAAGCACTGCTGGCAAAGATGCACACGCTTGGACCGAAAATTGTTTCAATAACCGACGGTCCGAAAGGCGCCTACGCTTCCGACGGAAAAGCGCAGTGGTTCATGCCGATCTACCCCGACCCAAAACCCCCTCTTGAGAGAACAGGTTGCGGAGACTCCTTTGCCGCTACCCTTACGGTGGCAATTTCTCTAGGCAAAAGCTTAGAAGAAGCTCTCCTGTGGGCGCCGATTAACCCCATGTCTGTGGTACAATATGTGGGGGCGCAGGAAGGGCTTTTGAGCCGAAAAGCGCTAGAGGATCTCTTAGCGAGGGCACCTGCCGATTATAAACCTAGAAAAATATGA
- a CDS encoding transketolase C-terminal domain-containing protein yields the protein MLSQSQKLNSKLFDNDVELAEIRKGFGEGLVLAGEADKRVVGLCADLTESTKMHLFKNKFPERFIEMGVAEQNLASVASGMSAMGKIPFISSYAMFSPGRNWEQIRTTICYNDRAVIIAGSHAGISVGPDGGTHQAIEDIAITRVIPNMVVISPCDAIEAKKATQAVAKMGKPVYLRLARDKTPVITTEDTPFEVGKAHVFFEPIVGKAEVGIIATGALLHKALKVAKELEKEKIGVKVLNLSTIKPLDEHAILRLAKETGRIVTVEEHQIAGGMGSAVAEFLAKNYPVPQEFVGVKDEFGQSGKPEELLEHYGMGEKDIRDAVNKVLKRK from the coding sequence ATGTTAAGCCAATCTCAAAAACTCAATTCCAAACTCTTTGACAATGATGTCGAATTGGCCGAAATCCGTAAAGGGTTCGGGGAAGGTTTGGTGCTCGCGGGAGAAGCGGACAAAAGGGTCGTGGGCCTTTGCGCTGACCTAACAGAGAGCACCAAGATGCATCTTTTCAAAAATAAATTTCCAGAGAGGTTTATCGAAATGGGGGTGGCCGAGCAGAATTTGGCTAGCGTGGCTTCGGGGATGTCAGCAATGGGGAAAATCCCGTTCATTTCCTCTTACGCCATGTTTTCTCCGGGCAGAAACTGGGAGCAGATTCGCACAACGATTTGTTACAACGACAGAGCGGTAATTATAGCGGGCTCACACGCTGGAATTTCTGTGGGTCCCGATGGGGGGACGCATCAGGCGATTGAAGACATTGCCATCACTCGGGTTATTCCCAACATGGTTGTAATTTCGCCATGCGATGCAATAGAAGCCAAGAAGGCAACCCAAGCTGTGGCGAAGATGGGGAAGCCGGTTTATCTTCGGCTCGCACGCGATAAAACTCCTGTTATAACTACGGAGGATACTCCATTTGAGGTAGGAAAAGCGCACGTTTTCTTCGAACCAATTGTAGGAAAGGCAGAAGTGGGTATTATCGCGACAGGCGCGCTTCTTCACAAAGCGCTCAAAGTCGCCAAGGAATTGGAGAAAGAGAAGATAGGAGTGAAAGTTCTTAATCTCTCAACCATTAAGCCCTTGGACGAACATGCCATACTGCGTCTTGCTAAAGAGACGGGAAGAATTGTCACTGTAGAGGAGCATCAAATAGCTGGCGGAATGGGCTCCGCTGTTGCAGAATTCTTGGCCAAAAATTATCCCGTTCCACAAGAGTTTGTAGGAGTGAAAGATGAATTCGGTCAATCAGGAAAGCCAGAGGAACTTCTCGAGCATTATGGAATGGGCGAAAAAGATATTAGAGATGCGGTCAATAAAGTTTTAAAAAGAAAATAG